In a single window of the Mus musculus strain C57BL/6J chromosome 6, GRCm38.p6 C57BL/6J genome:
- the Olfr237 gene encoding olfactory receptor 237 → MKANQTWITEVTLLGFQADLAVECFLFGLFSLFYSFTLLGNGIIFGIICLDHRLHTPMYFFLSHLAIVDMSYASNNVPKMLANLVTQRRTISFIPCLMQTFLYLAFAHIECLILVVMSYDRFVAICHPLHYTVIMSWRVCTILAAVSWIFSFLLALVHLVLILRLPFCGPHEVNHFFCEILSVLKLACADTTLNQVVIFAACVFILVGPLCLVLVSYTRILVAILRIQSGEGRRKAFSTCSSHLCVVGLFFGSAIVMYMAPKSQHPELQQKILSLFYSLFNPMLNPLIYSLRNAEVKGALRRSLLKERSM, encoded by the coding sequence ATGAAAGCCAACCAGACATGGATCACAGAGGTCACTCTACTGGGATTCCAAGCTGACCTAGCTGTGGAGTGTTTCCTCTTCGggcttttctctctgttttattCCTTTACCCTTCTGGGGAATGGAATCATCTTTGGAATAATCTGCCTGGACCACAGactgcacacacccatgtacttcttcctctctCATCTGGCCATTGTTGACATGTCCTATGCTTCCAATAATGTCCCCAAGATGCTGGCAAATCTTGTGACTCAAAGAAGAACCATCTCCTTCATTCCATGCCTAATGCAAACATTCTTGTATCTGGCTTTTGCTCACATagagtgcctgattttagtggtgaTGTCCTATGATAGGTTTGTGGCCATCTGCCACCCCCTACACTACACTGTCATCATGAGTTGGAGAGTGTGTACCATTCTGGCTGCTGTTTCCTGGATATTTAGCTTTCTTCTGGCTCTGGTCCATTTGGTCCTCATCCTGAGGCTGCCCTTCTGTGGGCCTCATGAAGTCAATCACTTCTTCTGTGAAATCCTGTCTGTCCTCAAGCTGGCCTGTGCTGACACAACACTCAATCAAGTTGTTATCTTTGCAGCTTGTGTGTTCATATTAGTGGGGCCCCTGTGCTTAGTGCTGGTCTCCTACACACGCATCCTGGTGGCAATCCTGAGGATCCAGTCAGGGGAGGGTCGAAGAAAGGCCTTTTCCACCTGTTCCTCCCACCTCTGTGTGGTAGGGCTCTTCTTTGGCAGTGCCATTGTCATGTACATGGCCcccaaatcccagcaccctgaaCTGCAGCAAAAGATCCTTTCCCTGTTTTACAGCCTTTTCAACCCTATGCTGAACCCCCTGATCTACAGCCTGAGGAATGCTGAGGTCAAGGGTGCCCTCAGGAGGTCACTGTTGAAGGAAAGATCAATGTGA
- the Olfr13 gene encoding olfactory receptor 13 translates to MGNNMTLITEFILLGFPLSPRMQMLLFALFSLFYAFTLLGNGTIVGLICLDSRLHTPMYFFLSHLAIVDIAYACNTVPQMLVNLLDPVKPISYAGCMTQTFLFLTFAITECLLLVVMSYDRYVAICHPLRYSAIMSWRVCSTMAVTSWIIGVLLSLIHLVLLLPLPFCVSQKVNHFFCEITAILKLACADTHLNETMVLAGAVSVLVGPFSSIVVSYACILGAILKIQSEEGQRKAFSTCSSHLCVVGLFYGTAIVMYVGPRHGSPKEQKKYLLLFHSLFNPMLNPLIYSLRNSDVKNTLKRVLRTQRAL, encoded by the coding sequence ATGGGAAACAATATGACATTAATCACAGAGTTCATCCTCCTGGGATTTCCTCTCAGCCCGAGGATGCAGATGCTCCTCTttgccctcttctccctcttctatgCCTTCACCCTGCTGGGGAATGGAACCATCGTGGGGCTCATCTGCCTGGACTCCAGACTCCAcactcccatgtacttcttcctgtcTCATCTGGCCATCGTTGACATTGCCTATGCCTGCAACACAGTGCCCCAGATGCTGGTGAACCTTTTAGATCCAGTGAAGCCCATTTCCTATGCTGGTTGTATGACACAGACTTTTCTCTTTTTGACATTTGCTATCACAGAATGCCTTCTCCTAGTGGTGATGTCCTATGACCGGTATGTTGCAATCTGTCACCCACTCCGTTACTCTGCCATCATGAGCTGGAGAGTTTGCAGCACCATGGCAGTGACTTCCTGGATTATTGGTGTTCTGCTGTCTTTGATCCACCTCGTGTTACTTTTACCCTTACCCTTCTGTGTGTCTCAGAAAGTGAACCACTTTTTCTGTGAAATTACAGCTATCCTCAAACTTGCCTGTGCAGACACACACCTCAATGAGACGATGGTCCTGGCTGGGGCAGTGTCTGTCCTTGTGGGGCCATTCTCCTCAATTGTGGTCTCTTATGCATGTATCCTTGGTGCTATCCTGAAGATCCAGTCAGAAGAGGGTCAAAGGAAAGCCTTTTCCACCTGCTCCTCCCACCTCTGTGTGGTCGGATTGTTTTATGGTACCGCCATTGTCATGTACGTTGGACCCAGACACGGGAGCCCAAAGGAGCAGAAGAAATATCTTTTGCTGTTTCACAGTCTTTTTAACCCTATGCTCAACCCCTTGATCTATAGTCTCAGGAATTCTGACGTGAAGAATACATTGAAAAGAGTGCTGAGGACACAGAGAGCTTTGTGA
- the Olfr437 gene encoding olfactory receptor 437 yields MGANQTWVTDFILVGLQLSAGIEMFLFWIFSLLYIFSLLANGIILVVICLDPKLHTPMYFFLSHLAILDISYASNNVPKMLSNLINQKRTISFAPCITQTFLYLAFAASECLILAAMSYDRFVAICHPLHYTVIMSWKVCVALAVTSWSCGFSLSVAHTILLLRLPFCGPQEINHLFCEILAVLKLACADTLINQIVILAACVFVLVGPLCSMLVSYTHILWTILKMQSKEGRRKAFSTCSSHLCVVGLFFGIAMLVYMVPDSDQREEQEKILSLFHSLFNPMLNPLIYSLRNTQVKEAFHRALQKKRSV; encoded by the coding sequence ATGGGAGCCAACCAAACATGGGTCACAGACTTCATCCTCGTGGGACTCCAGCTCAGCGCAGGTATAGAAATGTTCCTTTTCTGGATCTTCTCCCTGCTGTACATCTTCAGCCTGCTCGCAAATGGAATAATCTTAGTAGTCATCTGCCTGGACCCCAAGCTGCACACCCCTAtgtacttctttctttctcatctggCCATTCTTGACATATCCTATGCTTCCAACAATGTCCCCAAGATGTTGTCCAACCTTATAAACCAGAAAAGAACCATCTCATTTGCCCCATGCATCACACAGACATTCTTGTATTTGGCCTTTGCCGCTTCGGAGTGCTTGATTTTGGCAGCCATGTCCTATGACAGGTTTGTGGCCATCTGCCACCCCCTACACTACACTGTCATCATGAGTTGGAAAGtatgtgtggccctggctgtcacATCTTGGTCATGTGGATTTAGCCTCTCTGTGGCACACACAATTCTCCTGCTAAGGTTGCCCTTTTGTGGGCCCCAGGAAATAAACCACCTCTTCTGTGAAATCCTGGCTGTTCTCAAGCTGGCCTGCGCCGACACTTTGATCAACCAAATCGTCATCCTAGCTGCATGTGTTTTCGTCTTAGTTGGACCCCTTTGCTCAATGCTTGTATCTTACACGCACATCCTCTGGACAATCCTGAAAATGCAGTCAAAGGAGGGTCGCAGGAAGGCCTTTTCCACCTGTTCCTCCCATCTCTGTGTGGTGGGGCTCTTCTTTGGTATAGCCATGTTGGTTTATATGGTCCCTGACTCTGATCAGCGAGAGGAGCAGGAGAAAATTTTGTCACTGTTCCACAGTCTCTTTAACCCAATGTTGAATCCCCTCATCTATAGTCTGAGGAACACCCAGGTGAAGGAAGCCTTCCACAGAGCACTGCAGAAGAAGAGATCTGTGTGA